A segment of the Bos taurus isolate L1 Dominette 01449 registration number 42190680 breed Hereford chromosome 19, ARS-UCD2.0, whole genome shotgun sequence genome:
CTCCATAAGCAGATACAGGGCCCACAGGCACCCTTGTTCCTACATGGACCAGGTTATTGTCCAAAGGTTCCAGAGAGTGATGCTGGTGGGATCTTGGTGGGAAAGTAGTGGGGAGCTGATATTCCAGGTGAAGAGTTTGGTCTTTTGTCCCAgcctcagtcctgggtgttggcAACCCCAGTCCTAACCAGAGTCAGTCAACCATGCTGCTTCGTAAAAGAGCATCATGAGGCCTGAGATTGCACATCTCTTCAGCCTAACAGCCCCACAGGGTAAGTCAACATTTGTCAAGCACGCTTCCCCCCTGCCTCTGGGGGTCTTACCTTGGCAACCATGTTGATGAGCCAGGATGGAATCCAGCCACCAGGGTTTatgaagcaataaataaatactagagagggaaagaagggacaattcaaaaggaggaaaaatacaGCAGCAAACATCCAGGTTTACATTCAGGCCAAGAAATTAAGGAGGGAGGTAACACACAATTCAAGTGGACTCTTCCATCTCCTTTATGGGACACTTTGGCAAACAGTCAAAGCACATTCTGCTGCTATTTATTAAACCCATGGCAAGTGCTAgatggggagggcatggcaatccactccagtattcttgcctggagaattaccatggacagaggagcctggggggctacagtctgtagacttggacatgactgaagtgacttagcatagcattgcatagcatagcatagcataagtgCTAGATATTTGGATATATATCTCAGTTATTTCTCTCAATTATCTTAATTATAAACGTTGATAAAATTAAACTCCAgtttataaatgataaaattgagACTTAGAAGAGTGGGGTGATGCATCCAAGGCAGCAGATCTAACACACGCCAGAACTGTTCAGATTTCCCTGCAGTCTTCAGGCcacacccattccagtccagcAGGTGGCCATATAAACCCCTCCCAGATGCTCTCCTGAGTATGGAACTCAAGGCAGACAGGTCCTGAGTCCCTTAGTTTTTGCTGAGTGAGAGGTACCTCCTCAGAGATGGTCCCACTACCCTTCCTGCTCACCTCCAGCCAGAATGTGCAGAACAAGAGCAGCCTGAAGTGAATTCCTAAATCTTTTGGTTCACTTCGATGTTCTGATTTCATTTGCACAATGCAACAGTAAGTAAAAAATGGATTGATCAGATTTAAACATCCACTTTGCATTGTAGCCAGACTTCAGGGGTGGATTGAGTCTCCTCTGTTTCCTCTGAAGTCATGCCCAGTTCTCTGACCTCAGGGGAAATGCATCCTGCATATTCTGAGCCTCACAGTCACCGCAGCCCTCACAGGGCGCACCATACACCAACCGCTGCCTTCGTTTTACCTTTGCTCCGGTTATGGCCAGCGCTCTCCACGGCCAGCTTCACCTGGCACTGGCTCACCCGGATGAAGCCTGGCCTCTCTGGAAACTGTGGCAGCGAGGTGCCCTTGGCGAGGACCACCTGAATCTTCTGCCCTCTGAAGTCCAGGTCTCGCCGCTGCTTCACATAGACGCACTACACTGCCAGTCAAGGCAAGGCCAGAGTGGAACCTCTCAGATGGATAAAAGGAAAGCCCACAAGTCAGAAGCAAAAGGCAATTGTTTTGTTGCCTCCACTTGGTGTTTGCTCCCTTAAACTGCCAGTTCACTGCCTGCTTGGTCTGCCTAACTTCCTTGCAGAGCCCTGTCACCTCCCACCTGGTGTTCTCGTTTCACAGCAGGCATGGTGTACATACTCAGTccccagtggtgtctgactctttgtgaccccatggactgtagcctgacaggttcttctgtccataggattcccaggcaagaatactggagtgggttgccatgtcatgctccagggaatcttcctgacccagggctcaaacccacagcTCTCCTGCATAtcttgtactggcaggcagattctttatcactgagccacccgaGAAGCTCAAGACCatgcattcagatcagatcagatcagatcaattgctcagtcatgtccgactctttgcgacctatcTGTAATAATTCCTTGCTGCTCTAATTATGAGGGGAACCCACTCCTCCTTTCTCCAATAAAGCAATGAGATCTCAGAGGATTGGTCATTTATCAGCTGTGATCCTGGGTAACTTAATTTTTCTGAGATTCGGCTTCAGTGTGCAAGAAAAGAGAGGAACACTGCCTGTAGACAGGCTTGGTGGGGGCATTGGAGAAAGACTGGAGCAGAATCTCACGCAGGAAACAACGGGGTCATTgctctctgtcgtccccttaagCCCTAATCATTGACCTCTGGGCACAGAGGATGGTCAGGCAAGGTTACTTACACCTGGTGACCACAGGAAGATATGTGGATATCCAAATAGTAGTAGGCAAATGCCCTCAATGGTTCTGGTTCACCAAGAGTAATATAATCATTTCATCACAATAAAGATTCACAGACCAGCCACCGTGTGTAAGGCACTATTACAGGGAAGGTAATTCAATGTTAAGAAACTGAGCAggaaacacacactcacagggTCCAGAGCCaatgctgggggaggaggggcggtGGAGAGAGCTGGAAACGTggggcctgagttccatccctgagtcggcTGCTCACCGCCTGACTGTGCGCCTCGGTCACCTTAACTCTCTGGGGCCCGGCTTCCTCCTCTACAGACTGAGGGAGTGTAGTGAATGCTCTGAAGGAAAAGTTGTTTTCAGGCCCCCAAATCTGTGGTACAAGGATTTTCTAGGAAAAATCTCAGGAAAGTATGAGCTGCCTTCCCACAATTATAGATGCTCCATGTCGTCAGACCCAGAAATCACATTGAGATCTCTGAAAGCTACACAAGAAGCAACAGCTTTAGCAGATGCTTATGCAAGAGTCAAAGACAATATTGTCCACCTTCTGGATATACCGCCATTGAGTCATGGCCATGAAGAACAGACACTTAGAAAGCTGAATAATAGTATGCATTCGAAAAGGATACATCTctgctggacaataaaaaagggaACTCCATTTTCATGTaggtcactgtttctccatcgcATTCTGTTTCATAGGCTTCTATtagacaaagcaaaacaaacaaacaaaaaaaacaacacaaaagacgTTATTGCATCTGGAAGTCCCTTTGGCTTCAATTAACAAGAACCTTTGATATGACAACCTTGTAGGGTGATAAACCACTAACTCACAAGGCATTGAATTTTAGAGAAAGTCAGATATTTAGAACCACTGAAATCTTGTTGTCCAGGTACAGTGCCTGGTAGGTAGAAAAACACAGTAGAAATAAAAGAACCCAACATAACTTGTTCATTGTATACCACAAACAACATTCTAAGACAGAATGCAGTGAAACAAAATTAGgcatctaaaaataaattttcaagttCTAAAATCTTGGTAATCATCAGATGACACTACAGTGCCAATAATTTTTCTGTTGTGACCTTTCTCCTCATCTTAAATTTTGTGACATATTACAGGTGTCCTGGAACTGAGCAGCTTAGAAATGAAGTTTCAAGAGAGGTTAGTGTCCTTCTGAAAAAGCTAGAAAGTGGCTTAACTATGTTAACTGTAAGATGCTTGCCTCTCTCCCATGTTGCTTTATATCATAGTTACAGGGACCAAATCTCCTTAAACCCACCATGCTGCTGTGTGCAAATAGCATCGGCTCTTGGAGAGAGAGAGCAAAGCAATGCTATGAAGTGCACAGCCTCTTCCCTCAAGCTGTGTGCGAAGCTTCTAAGTAATTATTTAGAAGAGGAGCCAAGCCTAAGCTTCTGAAGGAACCAAGAGAATCCCTCGAGAAAGTGCTGACAGCAcagaaatgtgttatttaattcagcttttgaaagaaagaaaacctagtAGAAGCAGACCATGGAGTACAGAATTTATCAGCCCATTACTACAAGAGGTTGAAGATGACCTTGAAAGGAAGGGAATGAGTGGACATCTGCTGCTTTTGCCTGCTCTGCTATGACTCTCCCCTTCTTGCACCAGAATCTCATTCTCCTTCAGGGCATCACCATTTACCTCCTTCTCCCACTATGTGGTTTAAGCAggactgttcagttcagctcagtcactcagtcatgtctgactctgagaccctatggactgcagcacgccaggcctctctgtccatcaccaactcctggagcttgctcaaactcatgtctatcgagtcagtgatgccatccaatcatctcatcctctgtcatccccttctcctcctgccttcagtctttcccagcatcaagatcttttcaaatgagtcagctcttcgcatcacatggccaaaatgttggagtttcagcttcaacatcagtccttccaaggaacactcaagattgatctcctttagggtggactggttggatctccttgcagtccaagggactctcaagagtcttttccaacaccacagttcaaaagcatcaattctttggcactcagctttctttatagtccaactctaacatccatacacgactactggaaaaaccatagctttgactatgcagacttttgttggcaaagtggtgtctctgcctttcaatataatgcctagattggtcataactttcctttcaaggagcaagtgtcttttaatttcatggctgcaatcaccatctgcagtgattttggagccccccaaaataaagtctgacactgtttccactgtttccccatctatttcccaagaagtaatgggaccggatgccatgatctttgttttctgaatgttgagctttaagccaactttttcatgctcctctttcaccttcatcaagagggtctttagttcttcactttctgccagaagggtgggatcatctgcatatctgaggttattgatatttatcctggcaatcttgattccaggttgtgcttcatccagcacagcattactcatgatgtactctgcatataagttaaataagcaggatgacaatatacagccttgacatactccttttcctatttggaaccagtctgttgttccacatccagttctaactgttgcttcctaacctgcatacagatttctcaagaggcaggtcaggtggtctggtattcccagacTGACTCAGTGTTAATTTCAGGGCTGGGAAAATGAGCAGAACATGGTCACAGTGATTAGTTCAGGGAAGGCATATGTGGACAGAATCCTGGCTTGCCACTCTCGCAAGTTTAGGCCCAAAAGTGGCTTTGTGAAGTTCTCAGGTAGCTTAAAGAAGATCTGGGAGGACCAGAGTTAGGTTAAGAACCTCAGGATGATTCCAGAAAAGTCAAACTACTGCAGCCTCTGGACCATACTCCATAGTGTGGACTGTTGATAGCAAGTACCACACATCAGAGGCTCTGTAAATGGCTACAGCACATGACTGGATCACAGCTGGCAGGGAGATGGTCAGAGAACACCTGGCTTCTCCCTTGAATATACGGCACCACCATTCCCCATAAAGTAAGAGTAGCTGAAAATAGTATGCGGCCCTAAACCATGACAAGCATGCTGAAGGAAATAATATATGATCCAGGCTGAGGCGATAAGAGCCAATCCTGAGACTCTGGATGCCATCAGTAGGAAAGTTCCTGTTCCTCTGGGGTTGTGTACTTGGTTAGAATgtaaccagcccattctaaagatcagccctggggtttctttggaaggaatgatgttaaagctgaaactccagtactttggccacctcacgcgaagagttaactcattggaaaagacttggatgctgggagggactggggacaggaggagaaggggacgacagaggatgagacggctggatggcatcactgactccatggatgtgagtctgagtgaactctgggagttggtgatggacaaggaggcctggcatgctgcaattcatggggtcgcaaagagtcgcacacgactgagcgactgaactgaactgaactgaagcctgccTCTTCTGGTGGCCTCTCTGCATGacagagaatctgcctgagaatCTGGTCAATACAGAAGAAGGCAGAGTCCAGCTGGAGAATGAACTATTATGTGCAGCTATCCTGGAAGCCAGACAACCGTGGATTTTCAATGTCATGTACCAATAAacactttttcctttcattacACTGCAATTTGTTAGCTTTTCTTCCTTACAACCAGGATTCCTAACCACAGCAAGTGCCTGTCAGGGTTTCTGGCCCCTGGGCTAGCTGTATCTGGTCCATTGTGCCTGGGACAGCAGAGATCACTTCCCACTCTAAgtgccagaaagatcccctatcTAATGCCACTCATAATTCTCCACCATTTCTGGGAAAAATCTAAGTGTAGCTAGGTGACCAGCCTAGGCCCTTGGGTCCCTGGACTCTCCTCCCAGGCTAATTCCAGATTCTGCTACCCCAACAACCCAAAAGCACCCAATTgctcacagattaaaaaaaaaaattcacgtTGTTTCATGCCTTCCTCATTTTATTCATACTGTTCCCTGGGCCAAATGTCCTTAACCCACTCACCCTTCACTTTTCACCTCaccatgtatatatattcttaaaactTTGATTCAATTTGTCAAACAAAGCTCAGACACCACTTTGTCCAAGAAGTCTTCCATGCTcttccaggtgtgtgtgtgtgtgtgtgtgtgtgtgtgtgtgtgtgtgtgtgtgtgtgtgtgtgtgtgtatgatgacAACAAACTTGTAGTAAGTTCAAACAGAAGCAAACAGGAGAGTGAatctattaaagtataaaaaggaagTCCTAGAAATATTGAAGGCATATTTCAGCGCAGCACCTCAGATAtttaagccaaaatttaaaatgaaacataGTATAATAGAAAGTAAACCTATTGATCTCTGCTGGTTAGAGAAAATAGCAATAGATTCTACCttctaattgatttttttaaaggaatacatGTCACTCACCTGTCACTTGAGGGATCCGCCGTCTTATATAGCCCAAATCCATACAGATATCTGCAAGTATATCTGGTGGGGCTCTCAGGGTACCAATGAGCTTATACTCATAAAGTCCAGTTGGCTGTAAAATGAGAACAGACAGAAACAGCCTATTGATTCCCCAGTTGCTATTACACAGCATATGAAAAATAGTTGCTTGTGCCATCTCACTACTGGGCATCTCCTCTGCAGTCTTGGAAATGCAATGGTGAAAGAACAGGTGAAGATCTTGCTGATCTTGCTCTCATAGTTCTATTTGTTCTTTGCCACAGGGGCTGGTGACAGCTACCCAGGTAATTTAAGTAGGATAAAAGAAGGTGATGTGATAAATGGGGTCTAGTTTCGGGGGGCTGGTGGTGTGCGTATCACCAGGTGTTCAGGGAATGTCTCTATGAGGGATTTATCAGAAGAATTTGTTCTGAATATTAGAAAGAGCTGGCCATGGGAAGATAAGAAAAGCCCATTCCTGGTAGGGAGAAGGCCCACAGGCTGATGGATTGGTTGTCTTCCTCAAAGAACAGAAAGTCAGGGAGACCAGAGAACTGTGATGGGGGAAAGCGATAGGAGCTGCTGTCAGAGAAGTAGTGGGGGCTGGGTCCAGAGGGCTTTGTGCACCAAGGCAGTGGGCAAAAAGATTTTATTCTAGTAGCTATGGAAAGCCAGTCAATAACTTAAAAtagggaaattattttttataatagttCTTGCTTCTTGGTAGAAAATAGAACATAAATGAGTAAGGAGATGGGTTAGAAGACCAGTACAATGATCCAGAGAAGAGAGGTTGACGACTGGCCAGAGCGGTAACAGTGATGGGGAGAAGTCAGTAATTTAGGGTAACATTTTGGAAGTAATGTCAACAGAAATTGCTGACAGGTTGGCTGTAGAGATGGAGATAGCTAGAACAGATCTTCTAACATTTGCTTAAACAACCAGGTAGATGGGAGATCCATTtcctgagagagagaaagcttgCAGAGGTGGTGACCTGTGGGCTGACCGAGAGTTCTACTTTGAGCATGTTGAGTTTGAAGTGCTTGTTAAACACTCTTGTGGAAATGTCACATAGGCAGAGTTCAGACTATTTTAGATAATCATGGGCCATAATGAAACCCAAAACATTATTGTTCTACCAATTCCAAGATGGAATTTTTCAGCAAAtgctttttttctataaaaaacttgtgtataaaagaatgaaaaagggaTATATGTagatagagaacagatttgtggatacaacagaagaagaagagggtgggacaaattgagagactagcattgaaaccTATAcattaacatatgtgaaatagaaagcTGGTGGAAgctgttgtataacacagggagttcagcctagtgctctgtgacaacctagaggggtgggatgaagggggagggatggaggagacgtacaagagggaggggatatatgtatgcttatggctgattcatgctgttgtactgtattgaagaaaccaacacaatattgtaaagcaattatcctccaattaaagatttttaaaaagataaaagaatgaaatggggGAAGAAACACCAGCTTCAAACCATACTAGTCCtttttattcaggaaaaaaaagatcatttctAAATGTCTAAGTACAAgagattttccttgttttcaaGCCATATTCTGTGAGGATGTAGGCTGGAGGGGATACACTTCACTCGCTGTACAATGACAACTAATTCCTGACACCCCTGCCAAAAAGTTTATTGTACAATTCCTGACCCTGTTGGCAAAGGGTTCTTTGTTAAGATTAAACTAATGACTTAATTCCagtacagaaacaaacaaacacaagaaacaaaaatgaacctTTTAAATGTACCTCTACTTCCAGGTGCTAACGCAGTCCTAATGGCTAACCCCAGAGGAGTGAACCTACATCCTTAAACACTGTTCCAAGAACTTATGTGAAGTCAAGGTGTAAACGTGAAGATCTTTCTAGAGATCCTGAGGCTTCAAGGGTCTCCTGACTTAGGTGGCATAACCATAATTATCAGTTTAGGAATCTCAGATGTCTGTGAAACTACctggaggaaaaaggaaagtaaagTTGAAACTGAATTCATACGGGTGTTTCAGCTCTGAGAGCATGTGGCATTATACCAAGAGTTTCCAATGAGCAAATGAGAGGCTGGTAGGTCTGACCTCTACGTGTGCTGTGCCGTGGAACCCCACAGGAGAGAGGGAGTCAAGAGAAAAGTCCTCCTTCTCCTGTCTCCTCCCATCAACTTCACAGAGGATGAGGCTTTATACCAGCACACATCTACACCCACACACGTTTTAGTTAGCTTGGGAAGACAAAGAATTAGCTTCTGTTCAGGAATAGTGTGGCCCCGTTATCtatatacagtgagcaaaaaggATAGCTATGTGTAGAGATTATGATCTCCCCAACTTCACATGAATCAGCTTTGGTTATCTGGATAAATGAAGACAAACTGCTTCCTGGAACTAGTTCCCAGCCCTCCTGCATGTATTGATCATTTGAGCCCTTAGGGACTTCAGTCCTGTAatattacagaaaagaaaaaagaaagccttcaaggaagagaaaaataaaacagtgtgATTTATGTGAATACCCAAGAATGAACGATCATGACAACTTTCTTTAAACACTGTCTTCATGGCAGGACTGAGAAATGCCAGAACACCAGAGGACAAATTGTGGGATGACATCTTTCCTTGTCCATCAATAAAATGCTCTTTACAGGTGTTTAGCAGCCCCATCCAAATTCTTGCATCAAAGAATAATTTCCTTTGAAACAGGACCTCAGCAAACACATTCACAACTTCATTTTGTCTTTGAAACAATAAAGTGaatttttataactataaaaGTAATTCATattcattaagaaaaattataaaatatgaagaaaatttaaatggcATGTAATGCTAAAATCCACAAATACCTAATTGCAATATATGATACATTGCTTCTCTGTTTaccattttttattgaagtacagttgatttacaatgttattaaATTCTGCTGTTtagtaaagtgactcagttatagatatacataCCTTCTTCTCCAtggtcttttccattatgttttaatttatcacaggatattgaatgtagttcctgagctatacagtaggatttTTTGTTCACCCATCTTACATGTAAAAGTTTGCATCTGCcagccccaaactcccaatccttcctgCCCGCGCTCTATCTCCCCcaggcaaccacaagtctgttctctgtatctgttagTCTGTTTTCGTTGCATAAACATGCTCATTTGTGTGCTACTTTAGATTCAGCATATAAGATAAGCATataagatatcacttatatgctgaaggactgatgttgaagctccaacactttggccacctgaggtgaagaactgactccttagaaaagaccctgatgctgggaaagattgaaggcaggagaagaaggggacgacacaggatgagatggttggatggcatcattgacttgatggacatgagtttgagcaaactccagggttggtgatggacagggaggcctggcgagctgcagtccatggagtctcaaacaGTCATATACGACTgactggctgaactgaactgattttctatacagtgagcaaaaggGATAATTATGTATAGAAAAAAAGATCTTCTCAGCTTCCATGAGTTAGCTTTGGTTATCTGGACGCATGAAGACAAAGT
Coding sequences within it:
- the LOC513767 gene encoding Phosphatidylcholine transfer protein-like, coding for MEPGTGTFSEEQFREACAELQRPALSGAAWELLMETQGISVYGLLDQPTGLYEYKLIGTLRAPPDILADICMDLGYIRRRIPQVTEAYETECDGETVTYMKMEFPFLLSSRDCVYVKQRRDLDFRGQKIQVVLAKGTSLPQFPERPGFIRVSQCQVKLAVESAGHNRSKVFIYCFINPGGWIPSWLINMVAKSAIPGFLADLEDACLKYQRRT
- the LOC513767 gene encoding phosphatidylcholine transfer protein-like isoform X1; this encodes MEPGTGTFSEEQFREACAELQRPALSGAAWELLMETQGISVYGLLDQPTGLYEYKLIGTLRAPPDILADICMDLGYIRRRIPQVTEAYETECDGETVTYMKMEFPFLLSSRDIWGPENNFSFRAFTTLPQSVEEEAGPQRVKVTEAHSQAVSSRLRDGTQAPRFQLSPPPLLPQHWLWTLIYLLLHKPWWLDSILAHQHGCQECNSWLPG